Sequence from the Tolypothrix sp. NIES-4075 genome:
AATACTTCGACCGTAAGTCTGTCCACATTTGGTCAGGAGTAGTTCCTGGAGTCCAACATTTAGGACAAAATTTTAACGTAGTTATTGTTTCTGGGGAGACTTTCTTCGCCGCCGCATCTAGGTACTCCGGTGGTATTCCCAACGCAGCAGCTAGACCGCCTTTAACCTTTTGATTGAGTCTATTAGTTTGTCCACCCTCAATTTTGCGGATGGTCTGGATATGTATTCCCGCTTTGAAACTCAACTCTTTTTGGGTTAAAGAAAGCTGACCTCGCAATCTCTGGACGTAATTAGCAAGCCCTTCTTCTCCCAATGGTCGCGTTGAATGTTCTGTTACAATCATCAAAATATATCTGAAAATATATTTGTTAATGATAAGTTAATATCTAAACCTTTATTCAAATAATTGTAAAAAGCTCCTCTAAAGTGATGATGACTTTAGCAGCTTTAGCCACCAAGT
This genomic interval carries:
- a CDS encoding double zinc ribbon domain-containing protein, giving the protein MIVTEHSTRPLGEEGLANYVQRLRGQLSLTQKELSFKAGIHIQTIRKIEGGQTNRLNQKVKGGLAAALGIPPEYLDAAAKKVSPETITTLKFCPKCWTPGTTPDQMWTDLRSKYCFACGTALRNRCVSCNEPIMSLKFKFCPYCGANYKQNQTTS